From a region of the Thiomicrorhabdus sp. genome:
- the typA gene encoding translational GTPase TypA → MKTDHIRNVAIIAHVDHGKTTLVDQLLQQSGTFDDVRKDLGDRVMDSNDLEKERGITILSKNTAVNWNGYRINIVDTPGHADFGGEVERILSMVDSVLLLVDSVEGPMPQTRFVTSKALAQGLKPIVVINKIDRPGARPDWVLDQTFDLFDRLGATDEQMDFDVIYASGLNGFAGFEEDVREGDMQPVFETIVDKVPAPDVDIAGPFQLQCISLDYDNYKGVIGTGRIKRGAAQVGMPVVIVDAKGEQRKGKIGEIFGYMGLERINVDEAHAGDIVAFSGLDPLNISDTLCDPNHPEALPALTVDQPTVSMTFQVNDSPFVGQEGKLLTSRQIRERLEKELITNVALRVEDTDDANKFRVSGRGELHLSVLIETMRREGFEMGISRPEVIFREIDGETQEPYETLTVDVPEFAQGTVMEGLGLRKAEMQDMVPDGHGRVRIDFIIPSRGLIGYRTEFMTATQGEGLIFSSFSHYGPKFTGTLGERTRGVLISMEKGKALAFSLFNLQDRGRLYVGHGEEVYEGMVIGLHSRANDLTVNPVKGKQLTNMRASGTDEALTLTPPIRFSLEQALEFIDDDELVEVTPESVRIRKKLLTENERKRAGRSK, encoded by the coding sequence ATGAAAACGGATCACATTCGCAATGTTGCGATTATTGCCCACGTTGACCACGGAAAAACCACCCTGGTTGACCAATTACTACAGCAGTCTGGAACATTTGACGATGTTCGTAAAGACTTGGGCGACCGTGTCATGGACTCGAACGACTTAGAAAAGGAACGTGGAATTACCATCCTTTCTAAAAACACCGCAGTAAACTGGAACGGTTACCGTATCAATATCGTAGATACTCCGGGCCACGCCGACTTTGGTGGTGAAGTAGAACGTATTCTATCTATGGTTGACTCAGTTTTACTACTTGTTGACTCTGTTGAAGGGCCAATGCCTCAAACACGTTTTGTAACGTCTAAAGCGTTAGCACAAGGTTTAAAGCCAATTGTTGTTATCAACAAAATCGACCGTCCTGGTGCTCGTCCTGATTGGGTACTTGACCAAACGTTTGATTTGTTTGACCGTTTAGGTGCAACCGATGAGCAGATGGACTTTGATGTTATCTACGCTTCTGGTTTAAATGGTTTTGCTGGTTTTGAAGAAGATGTTCGCGAAGGTGACATGCAGCCAGTTTTTGAAACTATTGTTGATAAAGTTCCGGCTCCAGATGTTGATATAGCAGGACCTTTCCAGCTTCAGTGTATCTCTCTAGACTACGATAACTACAAAGGTGTTATTGGTACAGGACGTATCAAACGTGGTGCTGCTCAAGTGGGTATGCCAGTTGTTATTGTTGATGCTAAAGGTGAACAGCGTAAAGGTAAGATTGGTGAAATCTTTGGTTACATGGGTCTTGAGCGTATTAATGTTGATGAAGCTCACGCAGGTGATATCGTTGCATTCTCAGGTTTAGATCCACTAAACATCTCTGATACTTTATGTGATCCTAACCACCCTGAAGCACTTCCTGCTCTAACCGTTGACCAGCCGACTGTAAGCATGACTTTCCAAGTTAACGACTCTCCGTTTGTTGGTCAAGAAGGTAAGTTATTAACATCTCGTCAGATTCGTGAGCGTTTAGAAAAAGAACTTATTACTAACGTGGCTTTACGTGTTGAAGACACAGATGATGCAAACAAATTCCGTGTTTCTGGTCGTGGTGAACTTCACCTTTCAGTATTGATTGAAACTATGCGTCGTGAAGGATTTGAGATGGGGATTTCTCGTCCAGAAGTTATCTTCCGTGAAATAGATGGTGAAACTCAAGAACCTTATGAAACCCTAACCGTTGATGTACCTGAATTTGCTCAAGGTACGGTTATGGAAGGTTTAGGTCTTCGTAAAGCTGAAATGCAAGACATGGTTCCAGACGGACATGGCCGTGTACGTATTGACTTTATTATCCCTTCACGTGGTTTGATTGGTTACCGTACAGAATTTATGACTGCGACTCAGGGTGAAGGTTTAATCTTCTCAAGTTTCTCTCATTATGGTCCTAAATTTACGGGTACTTTAGGTGAAAGAACACGTGGTGTACTAATTTCTATGGAAAAAGGTAAAGCACTAGCGTTCTCTTTATTTAACTTACAGGATCGTGGTCGCTTATATGTTGGACACGGTGAAGAAGTATATGAAGGTATGGTTATTGGTCTGCACAGCCGTGCAAATGACTTAACCGTTAACCCTGTTAAAGGTAAGCAGTTAACTAACATGCGTGCTTCTGGTACAGATGAAGCGTTAACATTAACACCACCAATTCGCTTCTCGCTTGAGCAAGCACTTGAATTCATTGACGATGATGAGCTAGTTGAAGTAACACCTGAAAGCGTTCGTATCCGTAAGAAACTTCTTACAGAAAATGAACGTAAGCGTGCAGGACGTTCTAAGTAA
- the modA gene encoding molybdate ABC transporter substrate-binding protein, with the protein MLRTVILLVVVTLISSCSSSDSPTSEKQKVDLIIYSGITMVRPLNELVREFEAKNNVNIELKQGASGYLYKAIKTEHKGDIFFPGSNSYRLKNKHDGFLKDHVFVGYNRLAIVVAKGNPKHITNDLKQLTNPDYSVVLSAPESGAVGKNAKAVLDKQGLTGEVYDNVTFFTTDSHRIFNAIKDGQADIALNWFATTKWPETEDYMDAILLPESIAKPKRLELNLLSFSSNPELAKKFMAFASSKHGLETFAEYGFLTNQELTQAIANINNKTDQARQATDQEAR; encoded by the coding sequence ATGCTTCGTACAGTCATTTTACTTGTTGTTGTTACTTTGATATCGAGCTGTAGCTCTTCGGATTCGCCCACCTCTGAAAAACAAAAAGTAGATTTAATCATTTATAGCGGTATCACAATGGTGAGGCCTTTAAATGAATTGGTTAGAGAATTTGAAGCCAAAAATAATGTAAACATTGAGCTTAAACAAGGTGCTTCAGGTTACCTATATAAAGCAATTAAAACGGAACATAAAGGTGATATTTTCTTTCCTGGTTCTAACTCTTATCGCCTTAAAAATAAGCATGATGGCTTTTTAAAAGACCATGTATTTGTTGGTTATAACCGGTTAGCCATCGTGGTTGCCAAAGGTAACCCTAAACATATAACGAATGACTTAAAACAACTTACTAATCCAGATTATTCCGTAGTTTTATCGGCACCAGAATCAGGTGCGGTTGGCAAAAATGCAAAGGCAGTATTAGATAAGCAAGGATTAACTGGCGAGGTTTATGACAACGTTACTTTTTTTACAACCGATTCTCATAGAATATTTAATGCCATTAAAGATGGTCAGGCTGACATCGCTTTAAATTGGTTTGCCACCACAAAATGGCCTGAAACAGAAGATTATATGGATGCTATTTTACTGCCTGAGAGTATAGCGAAACCCAAGCGATTAGAATTGAATTTACTTTCATTCTCATCAAACCCTGAGTTGGCCAAAAAGTTTATGGCTTTTGCCAGTTCAAAACATGGCTTAGAAACTTTTGCTGAATATGGATTTTTAACGAATCAAGAACTAACTCAAGCCATAGCAAACATAAACAATAAAACAGACCAAGCTCGTCAGGCCACTGACCAAGAGGCAAGATGA
- a CDS encoding hybrid sensor histidine kinase/response regulator: MNNLKRAYLNHTPRNLFLLLLIFIFGIGSQAVLNLSISNFISDLDQKVQNSEVENLLGQEIILEIHKIESDFFQMASFPNKHLRKIIVKDILEQQKEIEDALTILNEGGIYKHRIDLNLPNTERQFEILLYKPEVLDKFSFSRSDILPKFVIINNKMHELTQRLDYIDQLRKSQSVELSQAITDLKLQVKFIKPLFVRIKEDANHIFYQNKLHFEQTRKEVEAQKEYYQNIQIGLTVSVLFLGLIAFYKLSRNIRKTTQEIQTNQDYSQDILDSQSNIIVVNDGVKIIDASGGFFKFFSDYPNLEDFSKDYSCVCDLFVKEPGLVYKFEDKSWIEYLIENPKQTHKVKIDYQDKITTFQINAVKSDKYHRYIISMFDISENERINQVLEEQKNKALEATQAKGVFLANMSHEIRTPLNAILGFIGLLKEKHHDDESTQYLNTIDNSSHSLLGIINDILDFTKIESGKLDIDPVVFNPRKEFASTADLFRARCSEKNLTFSIELSDSLPDGVLNDILRIKQVLTNLLSNAIKFTNPNKAVSLKIDYIDGHLHFFIKDEGIGISAESQQHIFEAFSQAEASTTRKFGGTGLGLAISYKLVQMLGGHLEVNSTPGKGSCFYFSVPARAVEIKQKSIAQKTVSPTPFTGHLLLVEDNKTNQLLMSAILSKQGITFDLAEDGLQAIDAVKTHQYALVLMDENMPNLNGIEATKQIREWEQQENKPRLPIVALTANAMTGDKERFMAAGMDEYLTKPVNIPKLMNILQQYLTDSSK; encoded by the coding sequence ATGAATAATCTAAAACGTGCCTACTTAAACCATACACCTAGAAATTTATTTCTGTTATTACTTATCTTTATTTTTGGCATTGGCTCACAAGCAGTGCTCAATTTAAGTATCTCAAACTTTATTTCAGACTTAGACCAAAAAGTACAAAACTCTGAGGTTGAAAACCTGCTGGGGCAAGAGATCATTTTAGAGATTCACAAGATTGAATCAGACTTCTTTCAAATGGCATCGTTTCCTAATAAACATTTACGAAAAATCATCGTCAAAGACATTCTTGAACAACAAAAAGAGATTGAAGATGCGTTAACCATTTTGAATGAAGGCGGCATATACAAACACCGCATTGATTTAAACCTACCTAATACAGAAAGACAATTTGAAATTTTACTTTATAAACCTGAAGTACTGGATAAGTTCTCGTTTTCACGTTCTGATATTTTGCCTAAGTTTGTCATTATCAATAATAAAATGCACGAGTTAACTCAACGCTTAGATTACATAGATCAACTGCGCAAAAGCCAATCTGTAGAACTCTCTCAAGCAATTACTGACTTAAAACTCCAAGTAAAGTTTATTAAACCCTTGTTTGTACGTATTAAAGAAGATGCTAACCATATTTTTTACCAAAATAAATTGCACTTTGAACAAACTCGCAAAGAGGTTGAGGCACAAAAAGAATATTATCAAAACATTCAAATAGGTCTTACTGTATCGGTACTGTTTTTAGGATTAATTGCGTTTTATAAACTTAGCCGCAATATTCGTAAAACCACTCAAGAAATACAAACCAATCAAGACTATAGTCAAGACATCTTAGACTCACAATCCAATATTATTGTTGTGAATGATGGCGTTAAGATTATTGACGCAAGTGGTGGATTCTTTAAATTTTTTTCTGATTACCCCAACTTAGAAGATTTTTCTAAGGACTATTCATGCGTTTGTGATCTGTTTGTGAAAGAACCAGGCCTAGTATATAAATTTGAAGACAAAAGCTGGATTGAGTATTTAATAGAAAACCCAAAGCAAACCCATAAAGTTAAAATCGATTATCAAGACAAAATAACCACTTTCCAGATTAATGCGGTTAAATCAGATAAATATCATCGTTATATTATTTCTATGTTTGATATTTCTGAAAACGAACGTATTAACCAAGTACTAGAAGAACAAAAAAATAAAGCTCTTGAAGCAACTCAAGCTAAAGGGGTATTTTTAGCCAATATGTCACATGAAATTCGCACACCGTTGAATGCGATTTTAGGCTTTATTGGTTTGCTAAAAGAAAAACATCATGATGATGAATCTACTCAGTATTTAAACACCATTGATAACTCAAGCCATTCCCTGCTTGGCATTATCAATGACATTTTAGATTTTACTAAAATTGAAAGCGGTAAGCTTGACATTGATCCGGTGGTATTTAATCCCAGAAAAGAATTTGCCTCTACCGCAGACCTGTTTAGAGCACGATGCAGTGAGAAGAATTTAACTTTCTCAATCGAACTTTCTGACTCTCTTCCTGATGGGGTACTTAATGATATTTTACGAATTAAACAAGTGCTCACAAACCTACTGTCTAATGCGATTAAATTTACCAATCCTAATAAAGCCGTATCTTTAAAAATTGACTATATTGATGGCCATCTACACTTTTTTATTAAAGATGAAGGCATTGGAATTTCAGCCGAATCTCAACAACACATTTTTGAAGCTTTCTCTCAAGCAGAGGCATCAACTACCAGAAAATTTGGTGGAACAGGCCTGGGTCTAGCGATTAGCTATAAACTAGTCCAAATGCTTGGAGGTCATTTAGAGGTTAACTCTACGCCAGGTAAAGGCAGTTGTTTTTATTTTAGTGTTCCTGCAAGAGCGGTAGAGATAAAACAAAAATCTATCGCCCAAAAAACCGTCTCTCCTACCCCTTTTACTGGTCATCTTCTGTTAGTTGAAGACAACAAAACTAATCAGCTTTTAATGAGTGCTATTTTAAGTAAGCAAGGCATTACTTTTGATTTAGCTGAAGATGGACTGCAAGCAATCGATGCGGTAAAAACACATCAATATGCTTTGGTGTTAATGGATGAAAACATGCCCAATCTAAACGGGATTGAAGCAACCAAACAAATTAGAGAATGGGAACAACAAGAAAATAAACCAAGATTACCTATTGTTGCTTTAACGGCAAACGCCATGACTGGAGACAAAGAGCGTTTTATGGCAGCAGGAATGGATGAATATCTTACTAAACCCGTTAATATTCCAAAGTTAATGAACATCTTGCAACAATATTTAACCGACAGTTCTAAATAA
- the pip gene encoding prolyl aminopeptidase, producing MQTFNLYPAIEPYVQHSLQVDSTHTLHLEECGNPNGIPVLFVHGGPGGGYSAIHRQFFCPESYRIILFDQRGCGKSRPHACLTNNTTAHLIEDIEKIRRLLNIEKWLLFGGSWGSTLSLLYAETYPERVLGLILRGIFLCREQDINWFYQKGADQFYPDYWADFIEPIDIEKRKNMIEAYHEVLTSDNEVARMRAAEAWSIWEGRTSNLETDPNTVNHFGDPFHALAMARIECHYFQHDAFIEKNQIIQNASAIRDIPTTIVHGRYDMICPINQAFDLHTALPHSKLIICNHSGHSAMEPEISKTLVDATDEFAELLS from the coding sequence ATACAGACATTCAATTTATATCCTGCCATTGAACCTTATGTTCAGCACAGCTTACAAGTAGATAGTACTCACACTTTGCATTTGGAAGAGTGTGGCAACCCTAACGGAATTCCTGTTTTGTTTGTTCACGGTGGCCCTGGTGGTGGATATTCAGCAATCCATCGTCAATTTTTTTGCCCTGAAAGCTATCGTATTATCTTATTTGATCAACGAGGTTGTGGAAAATCTCGCCCTCACGCTTGTTTAACCAACAATACCACCGCCCACTTGATTGAAGACATTGAAAAAATTAGACGACTTTTAAACATAGAGAAATGGCTTTTATTCGGTGGCTCTTGGGGCTCTACCTTATCCCTTTTATATGCAGAAACGTATCCTGAAAGAGTATTAGGATTAATTCTTCGCGGTATCTTTTTATGCCGCGAACAAGATATAAATTGGTTCTACCAAAAAGGTGCGGATCAATTTTATCCAGATTATTGGGCTGACTTTATTGAACCTATTGATATTGAGAAACGTAAAAACATGATTGAAGCGTATCATGAAGTATTAACCAGTGATAATGAAGTAGCGAGAATGCGTGCTGCTGAAGCTTGGTCAATTTGGGAAGGCAGAACCTCTAATTTAGAAACTGATCCAAATACCGTGAACCATTTTGGGGATCCATTTCATGCGTTAGCGATGGCAAGAATTGAGTGTCATTATTTTCAACATGACGCTTTTATTGAGAAAAACCAAATAATACAAAATGCTTCTGCTATTCGCGATATACCTACCACCATAGTGCATGGTCGTTACGACATGATTTGTCCAATTAACCAGGCATTTGATTTGCATACGGCTTTGCCGCATTCAAAACTTATTATTTGCAACCATTCTGGACACTCTGCAATGGAACCAGAAATTAGTAAAACTCTCGTTGATGCAACAGATGAATTTGCAGAACTTCTTAGTTAA
- the dtd gene encoding D-aminoacyl-tRNA deacylase, protein MICLIQRVTQAKVTVNNQDIAEIGSGLLVLTGFQPNDDSNNIIKMANKLLNYRVFSDEDDKMNLNVQQIEGEVLLVPQFTLAADTQKGLRPSFSSSATPAIATKLFDEFVQQNRLLYPKIQTGQFGADMQVSLINDGPVTFWLET, encoded by the coding sequence ATGATTTGTTTAATTCAGCGTGTCACTCAAGCTAAAGTCACCGTTAATAATCAGGATATTGCAGAAATTGGTTCTGGGCTTTTAGTCTTAACCGGTTTTCAGCCCAATGATGACAGTAACAACATTATTAAAATGGCAAATAAGTTATTAAATTATCGTGTCTTTTCTGATGAAGATGACAAGATGAATCTCAATGTTCAGCAGATTGAAGGTGAGGTATTACTGGTACCACAATTTACTCTAGCTGCCGACACACAAAAAGGCTTAAGGCCTAGTTTTTCATCATCCGCAACACCAGCGATTGCAACCAAGTTGTTTGATGAATTTGTACAACAGAACAGATTACTATACCCAAAAATTCAAACAGGACAATTTGGTGCAGACATGCAAGTGAGTCTAATTAATGATGGTCCGGTGACATTTTGGCTAGAAACTTAA
- a CDS encoding EAL domain-containing protein: MPISEPENIKILIIEDDPVTRLALAKVLEKTEHIVIQATNGREGLNTYTEHKPNLVIVDAMMPEMDGYETIKAIRNLEHRHSLPLIMLTALDNIDSINKAFEAGATDFITKPINWSLLTQRIKYALRSSQIEEQFRKTQSQLIYAQRLAKLGYWEWDAKLDKITASQSAFGLFNVPINSSSTLDNFLSRVLPKDMPIIQQVISDARSGQPHIQISFRVIQQDGHLRHIECLGEVSFDHEDNISKIMGSAQDISRLHKAETLIHYQSKHDTLTELPNRASFNEMLNNALTENTDKYLVAVIIFDIDRFKQINKNLGQDKGDDVLISLAQRLNRITREGDFVARIGSDEFAILLPHIESNNELNLVINRFSHDLNAPFIVNNKDLFISYSCGVSVFPDDATDTETVIEHANSARVTAKALGGNQFAFYRPDMNDDALDMLSLENDLRKALTNNEIEVFYQPQMDAKTLQPIGSEALVRWRHPSRGLIVPNVFVPLAESTGMIIEIGRFITETAIKQTEQWHAMGYNQMRIGINLSSRQFGQSSLIDDIQSALQKTNLPSHFIDLEITESLAMSDAENNIDILSRLKGMGFKISIDDFGTGYSSLAYLHSFPIDTIKIDRSFVLNLDTPEGEAIAKTILAMAESLNLEVVAEGIELDEQQDFFTGKHCDIFQGYKFGQPMPHEEFTQWLKQYYPPIKEYNDGAKNAH; the protein is encoded by the coding sequence ATGCCTATATCCGAACCTGAAAACATAAAAATTCTTATTATTGAGGATGACCCTGTTACCCGTTTGGCTTTGGCTAAGGTCTTAGAAAAAACAGAGCATATTGTGATACAAGCCACTAATGGCCGTGAAGGTTTAAACACCTACACTGAACATAAACCTAACTTGGTTATTGTTGATGCCATGATGCCAGAAATGGATGGCTACGAGACTATAAAAGCCATTAGAAATCTTGAGCATAGGCATTCACTTCCACTCATTATGCTCACAGCATTAGACAACATAGACTCAATTAATAAAGCATTTGAAGCAGGGGCAACCGATTTTATAACCAAGCCTATTAATTGGTCACTGTTAACTCAACGCATCAAATATGCTTTACGCTCTTCGCAAATAGAAGAGCAGTTTAGAAAAACGCAATCTCAGCTTATTTACGCTCAAAGATTAGCTAAACTTGGCTATTGGGAATGGGATGCTAAACTAGATAAAATTACGGCTTCTCAGTCTGCTTTTGGGCTATTTAATGTACCAATCAATTCAAGCTCTACCTTAGATAATTTCTTAAGTCGCGTCTTGCCCAAAGACATGCCAATCATTCAACAAGTTATTTCAGACGCAAGAAGCGGACAACCCCATATTCAAATTAGCTTTAGAGTTATTCAGCAAGATGGTCATCTACGTCATATAGAATGTTTAGGTGAAGTCTCCTTTGATCATGAAGACAATATTTCTAAAATAATGGGATCTGCTCAGGACATTAGCCGTCTTCACAAAGCAGAAACCTTAATACATTACCAATCTAAGCATGACACCTTAACTGAGCTACCCAACCGTGCTAGTTTTAATGAGATGTTAAATAACGCCCTTACTGAAAATACCGACAAATATTTGGTTGCCGTGATTATTTTTGACATAGATCGTTTTAAACAGATTAATAAAAATCTTGGTCAAGACAAAGGTGATGATGTTCTTATTTCTCTTGCTCAAAGACTTAACAGAATAACTCGCGAAGGTGATTTTGTAGCACGAATAGGTAGTGACGAATTTGCGATTTTATTACCGCACATTGAAAGCAATAACGAACTTAATCTAGTCATTAACCGCTTTAGCCATGATCTTAATGCTCCATTTATTGTTAATAACAAAGATCTTTTTATTAGTTATAGTTGCGGCGTTTCAGTGTTTCCTGATGATGCTACAGACACCGAAACCGTTATTGAGCACGCCAATAGTGCACGAGTGACTGCAAAGGCTTTAGGAGGCAATCAATTTGCTTTTTATCGTCCGGATATGAATGACGATGCATTAGATATGCTTTCTCTAGAAAACGATTTACGTAAAGCATTAACTAACAATGAAATTGAAGTTTTTTACCAGCCGCAAATGGATGCCAAAACCTTACAGCCTATAGGTTCTGAAGCGTTGGTTCGCTGGCGACACCCTAGTCGTGGTTTAATTGTACCTAACGTATTTGTGCCATTAGCTGAAAGCACTGGAATGATCATAGAAATTGGCCGTTTCATTACAGAAACAGCTATTAAACAAACTGAACAATGGCACGCCATGGGTTACAACCAAATGCGTATTGGTATTAACTTGTCTAGCCGACAATTCGGCCAATCGAGCTTAATTGACGATATTCAATCCGCTTTACAAAAAACAAATTTGCCTAGCCATTTTATTGATCTAGAAATCACCGAAAGTTTGGCAATGAGTGATGCTGAAAATAATATAGACATTCTTTCTCGCCTTAAAGGGATGGGCTTTAAAATATCCATTGATGATTTTGGTACAGGTTATTCATCTTTGGCTTATTTACACAGTTTTCCAATTGACACCATCAAAATAGATAGGTCTTTTGTTTTAAACTTAGATACACCTGAGGGTGAAGCGATAGCAAAAACCATTTTAGCCATGGCTGAAAGCTTAAATTTAGAGGTTGTGGCAGAAGGCATAGAGCTTGATGAACAACAAGATTTCTTTACAGGAAAACATTGTGATATTTTTCAAGGCTATAAATTCGGTCAACCGATGCCGCATGAAGAATTTACACAATGGTTAAAACAGTACTACCCTCCCATAAAAGAATATAACGACGGAGCTAAAAATGCACATTGA
- a CDS encoding Hpt domain-containing protein: protein MHIDLNNLNMLKEIIGDELVDILNIFLETAPDNIAQLKEAVAVKDINKVQSLSHNIKGSSANIGANQLSILGAELEQQAKNNDTEAFTDSMNKIIIEAKSVESALKSYIQTF from the coding sequence ATGCACATTGATTTAAACAACCTAAATATGCTCAAAGAAATTATTGGCGATGAATTAGTCGATATCTTAAATATATTTTTAGAAACGGCTCCAGATAACATTGCTCAACTGAAAGAAGCGGTTGCAGTTAAAGACATAAATAAGGTTCAATCTCTATCGCATAATATTAAGGGTAGTTCTGCAAATATAGGAGCCAATCAGCTTTCTATATTAGGGGCTGAACTAGAACAACAAGCCAAAAATAATGATACCGAAGCCTTTACCGATTCAATGAATAAAATCATTATTGAAGCCAAATCCGTTGAGAGTGCTTTAAAAAGCTACATTCAGACATTTTAA
- the ccoS gene encoding cbb3-type cytochrome oxidase assembly protein CcoS yields the protein MEVIYGLIPMMLFFGFLVVVVFIWMAKNGHFDDLDGQANRIFMDEEYPEDTSVKTNEQSKESEKKDENASNNEKTVSS from the coding sequence ATGGAAGTAATCTACGGACTGATACCAATGATGCTGTTTTTTGGTTTTTTGGTTGTTGTTGTGTTTATTTGGATGGCTAAAAATGGACATTTTGACGATTTAGACGGACAAGCTAATCGTATCTTTATGGATGAGGAATATCCTGAGGATACCTCAGTTAAAACAAATGAACAGTCAAAAGAATCTGAAAAGAAAGATGAGAATGCCTCTAATAATGAAAAGACTGTAAGTTCTTAA